The genomic segment GAAAAGACCAAGGTAAAGAATcatggaacagtttgggttgaagggaccgtcccagctcccccagtgccccccctgccatgagcagggacatctgcaccagctcaggttgctcagagccccgtccagcctggcctgggatgtctccagggatggggcacctgTGGGCAACCTGGGATGAGGGTCTCACCACACTCATTGTACAAAATTTCCGCCCAAATCTCCccttttctaatttaaaaccatcaccccttgtcctatagcaacaggccctgctgaaaagcaCAACCCCATCCCCAAACCTTGGTGCTTTCCTAAATAATGCCCCCGTTTCTCTCCCCCGTTCCCGCTCAGTGCCTGCCCTGCGGTCCCAGGAACAAGGGTCGCTGCTTTGGTCCCAACATCTGCTGCGGGGAAGAGCTGGGTTGCTACATGGGAACGGCCGAGACGCTGCggtgccaggaggagagcttcTTGCCCACCCCCTGCGAGTCGGGACGCAAGCCCTGCGGCAGCGGGGGGAGCTGCGCCGCCCCCGGGCTCTGCTGCGGCAGCGGTGAGGGGACACCGGGGATTCGGGGTTGTGGTATAGAAGCGGGAGAGGGGATGCTGCCCAGGGGATGGTGTTTGTCACGTCCGTCTgtctccccagcacccagcgcAGGGCAGATCGATTTTGACGACAGGGAAGGTGATAACAGCCTGGGAGGTTTGGAGGAAGGGGGGAAagtggaaaagaaggaaattagggGGCTGAGCAAGCGGCAGGAGCCGAGTAGGGCGATCCGTGCCTTGTCCTGCTTTCATTGCCAAGAATCCTGCTTCCATGTCCAAAAAATCCCCCTTCCATCTCCCAAAAACATCCTGCTTCCATCTCCCAAAAAGACCCCCTTCCATCTCCCAAAAACGTCCGCCTTCCATCTCCCTAAACCGTCCCCCTTCCATCTCCCTAAACCGTCCCCCTTCCATCTCCATCTCCCAAAACCATCCCCCTTCCATCTCCCAAAAACATCCTCCTTCCATCTCCCAAAAATCCTTCTTCCACTTCCCAAAAAACCCTCCATCTGCCGAAAAATCCTCCTCCCGTTCCCAAATAATCCTCCTTCCATGCCGCAAAATCCTCCATTTCCAAAAATCCTCCTTCCATTTCAAAACAATCTTCCTTTCATTTGCCAAAAAATCCTCCTTCCATCTCCCCAAAATCCTCCTTCCATGCCCCAAATCCCAGCCTCCTTCCCAAGCCAGTCACTACCGGAGATGCTGCTATTATACAATCCTGGGGGGAATTTGGGAGGGTACAGGAGCAATACCGAGCAATACATGCTCAGTGTTAGTGAAAACCCGCGCTGGGGTGCCCGCGCAGGCTGGTTTGTGCCGTTCGGTTCCTCACCGcgctctcccctctctccccggGCAGAGGGTTGTGTGCTCGACTCATCCTGCGACCAAGAGGTGCCCTTTGCGTAGAGAACGGGAGGGAAGAACCTGCGAGATCCCGGATCTACAGTCGCACCAGCCCAGGCTGAGAACAGACGAGCCAAGCTCTGCAACTTGTGACcttaattagaaataaaacttgtacaggaaaacaaaaggtcTGTGTTTTTTGTGCGCTTGTCTCCTTTAGGTACAGACTCAAGCTGGAGGGAAAATATCCATTTTTAGGCAAGTTTAGATAAAAAGCAAGCGAGGGAGAACGCAGGGACCTGCTGTCAGTCCACCTGAACCACAGCAAACCGCAGGCTGGTGTCAGCCCAAAAAGAGGGGGGTTTGGGGGAAAACTGGACCTCTGGTGAGCTTGGGGAGCATCAAAGCGAGCGTGGCTTGGTCTGAGAGACCACAATAAACCAAAACTGCCAAAGAGGACGCAGCGTAATTACAATACTCTTTACAACTTAACGCCCCGGTGATGAGTAAAATAATGCtcaagagggagaaagagaaaagatgtAAAAGCTGGTATCAATGAGACATCCTCTGCACGATTTTTACACATAGCTGCGCCAACAGATGCGGAAAGGAGGGTTGAAAGGATGAGCAGGAAGGACAGGTCTTCCCATCGCAGCAGAAACGAGACA from the Columba livia isolate bColLiv1 breed racing homer chromosome 4, bColLiv1.pat.W.v2, whole genome shotgun sequence genome contains:
- the LOC102086914 gene encoding neurophysin 1, which encodes MVGKALALCLLGLLALSSACYIQNCPIGGKRAVMDMDIRKCLPCGPRNKGRCFGPNICCGEELGCYMGTAETLRCQEESFLPTPCESGRKPCGSGGSCAAPGLCCGSEGCVLDSSCDQEVPFA